From Rudanella lutea DSM 19387, a single genomic window includes:
- a CDS encoding FecR family protein, whose product MGTDINKDFIFRHFARKTSTLQRELIAQWLRDPKNEETYYEWLEEWETRHPQYIAPTERAYEQYRAYLDANANTDEVTLLAPVVPLHASPWWNRPWFMAASIIVLLGLTAFFLRDRLQYQTYRTVYGETRALTLSDGSRVRLNPNSQLRVPRWGFGQRTREVWLTGEADFSVTHTLDNSRFVVKTNKNVEVVVLGTEFTVFARNRGARVALTKGQIQLQYRDGGQARELLMKPGQLATFEPGRHMALTAVKPTSPLPLSAGNRFVFDETPLREVAFMLEERYGLQVQISSPELADRVLVGSIQAGDPDQLLQFISELLDINVIRQENRVQLTSH is encoded by the coding sequence ATGGGAACAGACATCAACAAAGACTTTATATTCAGGCATTTTGCCCGTAAAACCTCTACACTTCAACGTGAGCTGATTGCGCAGTGGCTGCGTGATCCCAAAAACGAAGAAACGTACTACGAATGGCTGGAGGAATGGGAAACCCGGCACCCGCAGTACATAGCGCCTACCGAAAGGGCGTACGAACAGTACCGGGCTTATCTGGATGCCAACGCCAATACCGATGAGGTGACGCTGTTGGCACCGGTGGTACCGCTGCACGCCAGCCCGTGGTGGAACCGCCCCTGGTTTATGGCGGCTTCGATAATCGTGTTGCTGGGCCTGACGGCGTTTTTCCTGCGCGACCGCCTTCAGTACCAAACGTACCGGACGGTCTATGGCGAAACCCGCGCCCTGACCTTGTCGGATGGAAGTCGGGTGCGGCTAAACCCCAACTCGCAGCTGCGGGTACCCCGGTGGGGGTTTGGCCAGCGCACCCGCGAGGTCTGGTTGACGGGTGAGGCCGACTTTTCGGTGACGCACACACTGGACAATAGCCGGTTTGTGGTCAAAACAAACAAGAACGTGGAAGTGGTGGTGCTGGGCACCGAGTTTACGGTGTTTGCACGCAATCGGGGAGCCCGCGTGGCCCTCACCAAAGGACAGATTCAACTTCAATACCGCGACGGTGGCCAAGCCCGTGAACTGTTGATGAAGCCCGGCCAACTGGCAACGTTTGAACCGGGGCGGCACATGGCGCTGACGGCCGTGAAACCCACAAGCCCGCTCCCCCTTTCGGCCGGGAATCGATTTGTGTTCGACGAAACGCCCCTGCGCGAAGTGGCCTTTATGCTCGAAGAACGCTATGGGTTGCAGGTGCAGATCAGTAGCCCCGAACTGGCCGATCGGGTGCTGGTAGGCTCCATACAGGCCGGTGACCCTGACCAACTGCTGCAATTTATTTCTGAGCTGCTGGATATCAACGTAATCCGGCAAGAAAACCGAGTGCAATTGACGAGTCATTAA
- a CDS encoding RNA polymerase sigma-70 factor, with translation MQVRRMVESEVEETQMEKVGPTVVGGDASELADRQDTEFFVRSVFLDNPRKGCELLFRRYHGALCSHAVRYVYSREVAEDLVSDVFCKFWKTKAYENITSSYRFYLFRSVRNEAYNYLRLEFRDLDTIDTAGVQEGAFSQQPDQIMQYEEVLHKVEDLVERLPPQCRKVFLLSRFEGKKYQDIASELGLSVKTVEVHIVKALSLVRRGLKDYWLTVALALGYGW, from the coding sequence ATGCAAGTTCGTCGAATGGTTGAGTCGGAGGTTGAGGAAACCCAGATGGAAAAAGTAGGGCCAACCGTGGTAGGTGGGGATGCGAGTGAGTTGGCAGATCGGCAGGACACCGAGTTTTTTGTCCGGTCGGTATTTCTCGATAACCCCCGCAAAGGGTGCGAATTGCTTTTCCGTCGGTATCATGGGGCACTGTGTAGTCATGCTGTTCGGTACGTATATTCCAGAGAGGTAGCCGAAGATTTGGTGAGCGATGTGTTTTGCAAATTCTGGAAAACGAAAGCGTACGAAAATATCACGTCTTCGTACCGGTTTTACCTGTTTCGGAGTGTGCGCAACGAAGCCTACAACTACCTGCGGCTCGAATTCCGGGATCTCGACACCATTGATACGGCAGGTGTGCAGGAGGGGGCTTTTAGCCAGCAACCCGACCAGATTATGCAATACGAAGAGGTGCTGCACAAAGTTGAGGACCTGGTCGAACGGCTACCTCCGCAATGCCGGAAAGTGTTCTTACTCAGCCGATTCGAGGGCAAAAAGTATCAGGATATAGCCTCGGAGCTGGGGTTGTCGGTCAAAACTGTTGAAGTGCACATTGTAAAAGCATTGAGTCTGGTACGGCGGGGCCTTAAGGATTACTGGCTTACAGTTGCTCTGGCACTGGGGTACGGCTGGTAG
- a CDS encoding GNAT family N-acetyltransferase codes for MPAVQITPLTTTDAPALSEIALRAYRDHYLDYWYDRGEWYMKRSFDPAVLSAELADPTALFFLVSLDSEPVGFLKINPDHPLPGTTDPRSFELERIYLIGRVTGRGVGRAALTFTENLGRERGKTVLWLKAMDTSDALQFYNRVGFETCGTLQLEFPQMKVERRGMVILKKAI; via the coding sequence ATGCCCGCCGTACAGATCACCCCGCTTACCACCACCGATGCCCCTGCGCTCTCTGAGATTGCGCTCCGCGCCTACCGCGACCACTACCTCGATTACTGGTACGACCGGGGCGAGTGGTACATGAAACGCTCCTTTGACCCGGCGGTGCTCTCTGCCGAATTGGCCGATCCGACGGCTCTTTTCTTTTTGGTGAGTCTCGATAGTGAGCCTGTTGGCTTTCTCAAAATCAACCCCGATCATCCGCTACCGGGCACCACAGATCCCCGAAGTTTTGAACTGGAGCGCATTTATCTGATTGGCCGGGTAACAGGTCGGGGAGTGGGTCGGGCCGCGCTCACATTTACCGAAAACCTGGGCCGTGAACGGGGTAAAACAGTGTTATGGCTGAAGGCAATGGACACGAGTGATGCACTTCAGTTCTATAACCGGGTAGGATTCGAAACCTGCGGAACGTTACAGCTCGAATTCCCTCAGATGAAAGTAGAACGGCGTGGTATGGTTATTTTGAAAAAGGCGATTTGA
- the ftsH gene encoding ATP-dependent zinc metalloprotease FtsH: protein MPENNNRNPLSSRGPKRPNFQGWIVFLLIAAILGITFMSRTSSVREISLKRFERMVKDREVAEVTVVNDRVAEVTLTQQALQSPKYKSLFAEKPYFGTGSGPHYSFQVASGESFKEDLDKLQANVGDNEKIEYKFEQRSDWGSFISTWGILIIMILAMYFLLGRMSGAGGPGGQIFNIGKSRAALFDAENRVKITFNEVAGLEEAKEEIKEIVDYLKAPTKFTKLGAKIPKGALLVGPPGTGKTLLAKAVAGEAGVPFFSLSGSDFVEMFVGVGAARVRDLFKQAKEKAPCIIFIDEIDAVGRSRGRGAMPGANDERENTLNSLLVEMDGFATDSGIIILAATNRPDVLDSALLRPGRFDRQISIDKPDIVGREAIFKVHLKPLKLHSDVDPKDLAAQTPGFAGAEIANVCNEAALIAARRDKESIQMIDFQDAMDRVIGGLEKKNKLISPEEKEIVAYHEAGHAVAGWFLEHADPLVKVTIVPRGVAALGYAQYLPREQYLYRTEQLLDEMCMALGGRAAEDLVFGKVSTGALSDLERITKLAYSMVTMYGMNDKIGNVSFYDSKQSEYAFNKPYSEETAKHIDEEVRKIVDEAYQRTKNLLADKREALEIISQELLSKEILYQADLERLIGRRPFERDTAYQAYKKRGEEVKEEIGPESKPAQTEPESLPQI, encoded by the coding sequence ATGCCAGAGAATAACAATAGAAATCCGCTGTCATCCCGCGGGCCCAAGCGCCCGAATTTTCAGGGATGGATCGTTTTCCTGCTGATTGCGGCTATTCTGGGAATCACGTTTATGAGCCGCACCAGTTCGGTTCGCGAGATTTCCCTCAAACGCTTTGAGCGGATGGTGAAAGACCGCGAGGTTGCCGAGGTAACCGTGGTCAACGATCGGGTGGCTGAAGTAACACTGACCCAACAGGCGCTTCAAAGCCCAAAATACAAAAGTCTGTTTGCCGAGAAACCGTACTTCGGTACCGGTAGCGGCCCTCATTACTCGTTTCAGGTGGCTTCCGGCGAGTCGTTTAAAGAAGATCTCGATAAACTACAGGCCAACGTTGGCGACAACGAGAAAATTGAGTACAAATTTGAACAACGCAGTGACTGGGGTAGCTTTATCAGCACCTGGGGCATCCTGATTATCATGATTCTGGCGATGTACTTTTTGCTGGGTCGGATGTCGGGGGCTGGCGGGCCCGGTGGGCAGATTTTCAACATTGGTAAATCGCGGGCGGCTTTGTTCGACGCCGAGAACCGGGTGAAAATTACGTTCAACGAGGTAGCTGGTCTGGAAGAGGCCAAAGAAGAAATCAAGGAGATTGTTGATTACCTCAAGGCGCCAACTAAGTTTACCAAGCTGGGGGCTAAAATCCCCAAAGGTGCGTTGCTGGTTGGCCCTCCGGGTACCGGTAAGACCCTGTTGGCCAAGGCTGTAGCTGGCGAGGCTGGGGTGCCGTTCTTCTCGCTTTCAGGCTCCGATTTTGTGGAGATGTTTGTCGGGGTTGGGGCTGCCCGTGTCCGTGACCTTTTCAAGCAAGCCAAAGAAAAAGCACCCTGTATCATCTTCATTGATGAAATCGACGCCGTAGGCCGTTCGCGGGGGCGGGGTGCCATGCCCGGTGCCAACGACGAGCGCGAAAACACGCTCAACTCGCTGCTGGTAGAAATGGACGGTTTCGCAACTGACTCAGGTATCATTATCTTGGCCGCTACCAACCGCCCCGATGTACTCGACTCAGCCTTGCTGCGCCCCGGTCGCTTCGACCGGCAGATCAGCATCGATAAGCCGGACATTGTCGGTCGTGAGGCTATCTTTAAGGTACACCTGAAGCCGCTCAAGCTGCATTCTGATGTTGACCCGAAAGATTTGGCTGCTCAGACTCCCGGTTTTGCCGGTGCCGAAATCGCCAACGTTTGTAACGAAGCGGCCCTGATTGCGGCCCGTCGGGATAAGGAGTCTATTCAAATGATCGATTTCCAGGACGCAATGGACCGGGTAATCGGTGGTCTGGAGAAGAAGAACAAGCTTATTTCGCCCGAGGAAAAAGAGATTGTGGCCTATCATGAAGCGGGTCATGCCGTGGCTGGCTGGTTCCTCGAACATGCCGATCCCCTCGTGAAGGTGACCATCGTACCGCGTGGTGTGGCCGCGCTGGGCTACGCGCAGTACCTGCCCCGTGAGCAGTACCTGTACCGCACTGAGCAATTGCTCGACGAGATGTGCATGGCGCTGGGTGGCCGGGCTGCCGAAGATCTGGTGTTCGGTAAAGTATCAACCGGTGCCCTGAGCGATCTGGAGCGTATCACCAAACTGGCGTATAGCATGGTGACCATGTATGGCATGAACGACAAGATTGGCAACGTTTCGTTCTATGATTCGAAGCAGTCAGAATACGCGTTCAACAAGCCCTACTCGGAAGAAACCGCCAAGCATATCGACGAAGAAGTCCGCAAGATTGTCGATGAGGCTTATCAGCGTACCAAAAACCTGCTCGCCGACAAGCGCGAGGCTCTGGAGATTATCTCGCAGGAGTTGCTGTCGAAAGAGATTTTGTACCAGGCTGATCTGGAGCGTCTGATTGGTCGTCGTCCGTTTGAGCGCGACACAGCCTATCAGGCTTACAAGAAGCGTGGCGAAGAGGTGAAGGAAGAGATAGGGCCTGAGTCGAAGCCTGCTCAAACCGAACCCGAATCGTTACCGCAGATTTAA
- the rsfS gene encoding ribosome silencing factor has translation MIINNSTAVERVRANSDQVSSEELRDLIVKGMQEKKAVDIAVMDLREVKNAICDYFVICSGNSDTQIDAIANSIDEEVHKATGQNPWHQEGKMNKEWILLDYVDVVAHVFKKDRRAFYDLEQLWGDADVQYLDEANPDEAPVAI, from the coding sequence ATGATAATTAACAACTCAACAGCCGTTGAGCGCGTGCGCGCCAACAGCGATCAAGTATCTTCCGAAGAACTGCGGGACCTGATTGTGAAGGGAATGCAGGAGAAGAAAGCCGTGGATATAGCCGTGATGGATCTTCGGGAGGTAAAAAATGCAATCTGCGATTACTTCGTTATCTGTTCCGGTAACTCCGATACGCAAATTGATGCCATTGCTAATTCCATTGATGAAGAAGTGCATAAAGCCACCGGTCAGAACCCCTGGCACCAGGAAGGTAAAATGAACAAAGAGTGGATTCTGCTCGACTATGTCGACGTTGTGGCCCACGTGTTTAAGAAAGACCGCCGGGCATTTTATGATTTAGAGCAACTTTGGGGCGATGCTGACGTTCAGTATCTTGATGAAGCTAACCCCGACGAGGCTCCTGTTGCCATTTAA
- a CDS encoding biotin--[acetyl-CoA-carboxylase] ligase, producing MYKIHPKTLFIGQNCQYLPSCQSTNDEAADLLSQTDLAEGTLIVTDNQTAGRGQRGNIWLAEPGQNLTFSLVLRPNFLPAARQFWLNIAVSVGITDALLPLTDGLIRIKWPNDLYIETQKTGGLLIENTIQGQWLAWSIVGLGLNLNQTTFAYPTATSLQARFPLPEGYHLPGVLTSICEHIEKRYLQLKAGHEAILKATYLQRLYRFGEAGRFRDAQTGTVFTGTIIGVNENGQLVLMVGSDRQHFNFKEIEFLHD from the coding sequence TTGTACAAAATCCATCCCAAAACTCTTTTTATTGGCCAAAATTGTCAATACCTGCCAAGCTGTCAGTCTACGAATGACGAAGCCGCCGATCTGCTGAGCCAAACGGACCTCGCAGAGGGTACGCTCATTGTTACGGACAACCAAACGGCCGGGCGTGGGCAACGGGGCAATATCTGGCTGGCCGAGCCGGGGCAAAACCTGACGTTTTCACTCGTACTACGGCCTAATTTCCTGCCCGCAGCCCGGCAGTTCTGGCTCAACATAGCCGTATCGGTCGGGATTACCGACGCCCTGCTCCCCCTCACCGACGGCCTGATTCGGATCAAATGGCCCAACGATCTGTACATCGAGACCCAGAAAACCGGCGGTTTGCTCATCGAAAACACGATTCAGGGGCAATGGTTGGCGTGGTCTATTGTAGGCCTGGGCCTCAACCTCAATCAAACCACGTTTGCCTACCCCACCGCTACCTCGCTGCAAGCGCGGTTTCCGCTGCCCGAAGGCTATCACCTGCCGGGCGTCCTGACCTCGATCTGTGAACACATCGAGAAACGATACCTTCAGCTTAAAGCCGGTCATGAAGCCATCCTGAAAGCTACCTACCTGCAACGACTCTACCGGTTTGGGGAGGCAGGCCGGTTTCGGGATGCGCAAACCGGTACCGTTTTTACGGGCACCATCATAGGCGTAAACGAAAATGGGCAGTTGGTGCTTATGGTCGGTTCAGACAGGCAACATTTTAATTTTAAGGAAATCGAATTTTTGCACGACTGA
- a CDS encoding T9SS type A sorting domain-containing protein: protein MLHVSLKRLAALCTLGALLNGSVTLPLEARPAVHDGPPATNTTSAQSPLNGLETIENGIIKVGVDSRYGGAISYLAPIGGQNMVNNFDPGRQFQISNYSGPANYSQNGNAMWSSIGWNPIQGGDWAGNPAEVVAFQKQANEIYVKTIGKQFALNNVPGEVYIEHWIRLSGNVVKVHAKLTLFRSDRTQYDARSQEHPCLFINPAYNNVYMYQGNSPYTNGAMTRIVAPTEQEYVRPVTEPWMAATNNSGFGVGLFKRNNYQWTKGFFGDNFNSGEFGFSSTYVAASDFVVLDHNIVHEWDYDLIVGSIDQIRNYVYSQPRLGATINYRFDDQTRKGWYYHKAQDTGWPIQNNLHVMVSNKSEAAIKSPAGFWRGRDNKIIYLRAAFQGQSDTYRMIWRQLNDREFIPTPDRYIDFPIINDGQFHTYAIDLSKRSSWTDQEIVQFMFGPRYDGPDVNGWVKIESVTTDPNATPVATTPPPTYTSPTPTPTEPVTSTTGLQLLPPAYDCNTGALTFKTSGGNGSTIEYMALGITGWTTNPNHIVDAAIRQDPMTTTLNLQARQSGVAVSYAFPFKAYCSGTAIATPITVSPTPTAPSGTGLQLVAPGYNCNTGALTFKTTGGNGSTIEYMAVGVTGWTTNPNQIVDAGIRQDPTAKTLTLQARQNGITVSYTFDFRAYCAGGTTTAPLTTTMAASITSSTGLQLLAPAYDCNTGALTFKTSGGNGSTIEYMAMGITGWTTNPNHIVDAALRQDPMTTMLTLQARQSGVAISYSFPFKAYCSGTLTTTSPTVSTSPVGGLSPTTGSTSTSQLFQLIMPAYNCQTGQITFRTSGGNGSTIEYMAIGVTGWTTNPVQTVDLGLRLDPGSKPLSLQARQNGVTVSYTFDFRAYCANTAARVASSEETPLTISVWGNPVVDQLVVVVEGYTGETLDFRIVNYNGDVVATRTLTGNDRPGQHVFDLSGQDAGVLVMQVSDGTRATSTKIIKQ from the coding sequence ATGCTTCACGTTTCTCTGAAACGCCTGGCCGCTTTATGCACGCTGGGAGCGCTTCTAAACGGTTCAGTTACCTTACCTTTAGAAGCGAGGCCAGCCGTTCACGACGGTCCGCCCGCAACCAACACTACCTCGGCCCAATCCCCTCTGAATGGGCTGGAAACCATCGAAAACGGTATTATCAAAGTTGGCGTTGACTCCCGTTACGGGGGGGCCATCTCGTACCTCGCTCCCATTGGCGGCCAAAACATGGTCAACAACTTCGACCCCGGACGCCAGTTTCAAATCTCCAATTACAGTGGCCCGGCCAATTATTCGCAGAACGGGAACGCTATGTGGTCGAGTATCGGCTGGAACCCGATTCAGGGTGGCGACTGGGCCGGTAACCCCGCCGAAGTTGTAGCGTTTCAGAAACAGGCCAACGAGATCTACGTTAAGACGATTGGCAAACAGTTTGCTCTCAACAACGTACCCGGCGAGGTGTACATTGAGCACTGGATTCGGCTATCGGGCAACGTAGTGAAGGTACACGCCAAGCTGACCCTGTTCCGCAGCGACCGTACCCAGTACGATGCCCGCTCGCAGGAACACCCCTGCCTCTTTATCAATCCGGCCTACAACAACGTGTACATGTATCAGGGCAACAGTCCCTATACCAACGGTGCCATGACCCGGATTGTGGCCCCAACCGAACAGGAGTACGTTCGGCCCGTGACCGAGCCCTGGATGGCCGCTACCAACAACAGTGGTTTTGGCGTGGGTTTGTTCAAACGGAACAACTACCAGTGGACCAAAGGCTTTTTCGGCGACAACTTCAACAGTGGTGAATTTGGCTTCAGCTCGACCTACGTTGCCGCTTCCGACTTCGTGGTACTCGACCACAACATTGTGCACGAGTGGGATTACGACCTGATTGTTGGCTCCATCGACCAGATTCGGAATTACGTGTATAGCCAGCCACGTCTGGGAGCCACGATCAATTACCGGTTTGATGATCAGACACGCAAAGGCTGGTACTACCACAAAGCGCAGGATACAGGCTGGCCCATCCAGAACAACCTGCACGTGATGGTATCGAACAAGTCAGAAGCAGCCATCAAATCACCCGCAGGTTTCTGGCGGGGGCGCGATAACAAAATCATTTATCTGCGGGCCGCCTTCCAGGGGCAATCAGACACGTACCGTATGATTTGGCGGCAACTGAACGACCGGGAGTTTATTCCGACCCCCGATCGGTACATCGACTTCCCGATTATCAACGACGGTCAGTTTCATACCTACGCCATTGACCTCAGCAAGCGCAGCAGCTGGACGGACCAGGAGATTGTACAGTTTATGTTTGGCCCCCGCTACGACGGACCCGATGTGAATGGCTGGGTAAAAATCGAGTCGGTCACAACCGACCCCAATGCTACCCCGGTCGCAACAACTCCGCCCCCGACGTACACCAGCCCCACACCTACCCCAACCGAACCGGTCACCAGCACTACGGGCCTGCAATTACTGCCACCAGCTTACGACTGCAACACGGGGGCACTCACGTTCAAGACTTCGGGCGGCAACGGTTCTACGATCGAATATATGGCGCTGGGTATTACGGGCTGGACAACAAACCCCAACCACATTGTGGATGCGGCTATCCGGCAAGACCCCATGACCACTACACTCAACCTGCAGGCTCGGCAGAGCGGAGTAGCCGTATCGTATGCGTTCCCGTTCAAGGCGTACTGCTCGGGCACGGCTATTGCAACCCCAATTACGGTTAGCCCGACTCCAACGGCCCCAAGCGGTACAGGGCTGCAACTGGTTGCTCCCGGCTATAATTGCAACACGGGAGCATTGACTTTCAAAACAACGGGCGGCAACGGATCAACGATTGAGTATATGGCTGTGGGCGTAACCGGCTGGACAACCAACCCTAATCAAATAGTGGATGCGGGTATCCGGCAAGACCCCACCGCGAAAACACTTACGCTACAGGCTCGACAAAATGGCATAACGGTGTCGTACACGTTTGATTTCCGGGCCTATTGTGCAGGAGGTACCACCACTGCCCCGCTGACTACCACTATGGCTGCTTCGATTACCAGCAGCACAGGTCTACAACTACTGGCACCGGCTTACGACTGCAACACCGGGGCGCTCACCTTCAAGACTTCGGGCGGCAACGGTTCTACGATCGAATACATGGCGATGGGTATCACGGGCTGGACAACAAATCCCAACCACATTGTGGATGCGGCCCTGCGGCAAGACCCCATGACTACCATGCTGACCTTACAGGCACGGCAGAGCGGAGTAGCTATCTCGTATTCATTCCCGTTCAAAGCATACTGCTCGGGCACGCTTACTACCACTTCGCCGACGGTCTCCACGAGCCCTGTCGGCGGCCTTAGTCCAACCACGGGAAGCACTTCGACAAGCCAATTGTTCCAGCTCATTATGCCTGCCTATAACTGTCAGACGGGTCAGATAACGTTCCGCACATCGGGCGGTAATGGGTCAACGATTGAGTATATGGCGATTGGGGTAACCGGCTGGACTACCAACCCGGTCCAAACGGTGGACCTCGGTCTCCGGCTCGATCCGGGTTCGAAACCCCTCTCGCTGCAAGCCCGTCAGAATGGTGTAACAGTAAGCTACACGTTCGACTTCCGGGCTTACTGCGCCAACACAGCCGCCCGCGTAGCTTCGTCGGAAGAAACGCCGTTGACGATTTCTGTCTGGGGTAACCCGGTTGTGGATCAGTTGGTGGTTGTGGTAGAAGGCTATACCGGCGAGACACTGGACTTCCGGATTGTGAACTACAATGGCGACGTGGTTGCCACCCGTACGCTCACGGGCAACGACCGCCCCGGTCAGCACGTGTTTGACCTGAGCGGTCAGGATGCGGGAGTTCTGGTCATGCAGGTAAGCGACGGCACCCGCGCTACCTCGACCAAGATTATCAAGCAGTAA
- a CDS encoding LytR/AlgR family response regulator transcription factor, translating into MHKLRCIAVDDEPFALDILADDMAKVPFLELVGRFSNPLDASVMLQREPIDLLFLDIQMPVLTGIQFLRTMAKPPMVILTTAYEQYALEGYELAVVDYLLKPIPFERLLKAANKAYDLYQLRQGVISEPTVTATAEPEPADFFFIFSEYREIKVFYSEVLYVEGLKDYVKIYTTGQTRPLLSRLTLKAIEAKLPVSRFCRVHKSFIVALDKISSFQRSRLYVGPREIPVGSSYVDHFEQRYRQ; encoded by the coding sequence ATGCATAAACTCCGTTGTATTGCGGTCGACGACGAACCGTTTGCGCTCGATATTCTGGCCGACGATATGGCCAAAGTGCCGTTTTTGGAGTTGGTCGGGCGGTTTAGCAACCCGTTGGATGCGTCGGTGATGTTGCAGCGTGAGCCGATCGACCTTTTGTTTCTGGATATTCAGATGCCCGTACTGACCGGAATCCAGTTTCTACGAACCATGGCCAAGCCGCCTATGGTGATTCTGACAACCGCTTACGAACAATATGCCCTCGAAGGGTACGAGCTGGCTGTGGTCGACTATTTGCTGAAACCTATTCCGTTTGAGCGGCTTCTGAAAGCGGCAAACAAAGCGTACGATTTGTACCAGCTTCGGCAGGGTGTTATCTCCGAACCGACAGTGACGGCAACGGCCGAGCCAGAACCCGCCGACTTCTTCTTTATTTTCTCGGAGTACCGGGAGATTAAAGTTTTTTACAGCGAGGTGCTGTACGTAGAGGGTCTCAAAGACTACGTTAAAATCTACACGACCGGGCAAACCCGCCCGCTGCTAAGCCGTCTGACACTGAAAGCCATCGAAGCCAAACTGCCCGTGAGTCGGTTTTGCCGGGTCCACAAATCGTTTATTGTTGCATTGGACAAAATCAGCTCGTTTCAGCGGTCCAGGCTGTACGTTGGCCCGCGGGAAATTCCGGTCGGTAGCAGTTATGTTGATCATTTTGAGCAGCGGTACCGGCAATAA
- a CDS encoding sensor histidine kinase, which translates to MKFLERYQTPLHLMGWLVFISLPLLTIPGFLRNPQDLLSLGMAQLLTSLLIMVYFYINLGRLTPALLQGGSPRRFWLIMGLMLVSVLAIKVGSFYAFPPAQPPRMPPPPMPPGMRPTIRLFGPRSPWPSLPGTAISFGFAMVVASMIALFRYHTRALEAQQQMALEKVSAELAMLKLQVSPHFLFNTLNNIRWLARQKSDQTENAIITLAQLLRYMIYQARHDWVPLRQEVEHVQHYIDLQKMRLTARHTVRFTVSGDVDKHQIEPLLFIPFVENAFKYGTNQAGGGIDIWLRVDAQTLEFGAENPMPITVAESGSVNAESGIGIANVRQRLALHYPETHTLQITETDLLFRVVLTLQLHHA; encoded by the coding sequence ATGAAGTTTCTCGAACGGTATCAGACCCCGCTTCACCTCATGGGCTGGCTGGTGTTTATCAGCTTACCTCTGCTGACCATTCCCGGTTTTCTGCGAAACCCGCAGGACTTGCTGAGTTTAGGTATGGCGCAATTACTCACCAGCCTGCTCATTATGGTGTACTTTTACATCAATCTGGGTAGGCTCACGCCGGCCTTGTTGCAGGGAGGCTCACCTCGGCGGTTCTGGCTCATTATGGGACTAATGCTGGTCAGTGTACTGGCTATTAAAGTAGGCTCATTTTATGCGTTTCCGCCTGCACAGCCTCCCCGAATGCCGCCCCCACCCATGCCGCCGGGTATGCGCCCGACTATCCGTCTGTTTGGTCCACGCTCCCCCTGGCCGAGCCTGCCGGGTACCGCCATTTCATTTGGGTTTGCCATGGTAGTAGCCTCCATGATTGCCCTGTTTCGGTACCATACCCGCGCCCTTGAGGCTCAGCAGCAGATGGCCCTCGAAAAAGTCTCGGCCGAGCTGGCCATGCTCAAATTGCAGGTGAGCCCCCACTTTCTGTTCAATACCCTCAATAACATTCGGTGGCTGGCCCGGCAGAAATCCGACCAAACCGAAAACGCCATCATCACGTTGGCGCAACTGCTGCGGTACATGATTTATCAGGCCCGGCACGATTGGGTGCCCTTGCGGCAGGAGGTTGAGCATGTACAGCATTACATCGACTTGCAAAAAATGCGACTGACCGCCAGGCATACGGTTCGGTTTACGGTGTCGGGTGATGTTGATAAGCACCAGATTGAGCCGTTGCTGTTTATTCCGTTTGTCGAAAATGCGTTTAAGTACGGCACCAATCAGGCAGGAGGGGGCATCGACATATGGCTGCGGGTAGACGCACAAACGCTGGAGTTTGGGGCCGAAAATCCTATGCCCATTACCGTGGCTGAATCGGGGTCTGTCAATGCTGAGTCGGGTATCGGGATTGCCAATGTTCGGCAGCGGTTGGCTTTGCATTACCCAGAAACCCATACCTTGCAGATTACCGAGACCGATCTGCTGTTTCGGGTGGTACTAACCCTCCAGCTCCATCATGCATAA